Below is a genomic region from Syntrophorhabdaceae bacterium.
TACGAGGAAATCCCTCTCATGGAGGATGTGGAGATCATGCGGAGGATAAGAAAAAGGGGAGACAGCATCATGTTCGTAAACGAGAAGGTCGATACGTCGCCCCGCAGGTGGGAGAGGGAGGGAGTTGTTCTGTGCACGCTCCGCAACTGGTTTCTCCAAATTCTGTACCTTTCTGGCGTCTCACCGGACAAACTCGGGAAGTTTTACACGCGGCAGTAAAGACAAAGGAGGGTTCGGGCATTATAGTTTCGATAGAAAGGCTTGGCGGGTCTTCTATGAAGGTTGTATCCACGGTCTCAAAAAGTAATGGTAAGCGATGCGTTATCGTCTTTGTCAAGGCGCCGAAGGAGGGCATGGTCAAATCGCGGCTCGCTGCGTTTCTCGGTGAGAAGACCGCTCGCGCGCTCTACCGTTGCTTTGTGGAAGATATCATAGCCACACTTAATCGGGGAGCCCATCCCGTTATCATCTATTTCTCTCCTGCTCGCGCGTTAGCGGAGATAAAGAGTTGGCTCGGCGTGAAGCGTCGTTACGTGCCGCAGACCGGAGATGACCTCGGACAAAGAATGAGGAACGCGTTTCTGGAAATGTTTTCCACGGGTATTGACTCGGTGATCCTTGTGGGTAGCGACATCCCGGATATCACGAAAGAACTTCTGGAAGAGGCTTTTGACTCTCTTGATGATCATGATGTCGTTATAGGGCCGGCCCACGACGGGGGTTACTACCTGATTGGCTTTAATCGGGGCTTCTTTCTTCCCGATGTTTTTGAAGAGATCGAATGGAGCACTCCACACGTCTTTGCAGAGACCACGCGGCGGTTGATCAAGCGAGGCTTACGTGTCCGCGTACTCGATCGGAAGAGAGATATCGATACTGTGGACGATCTGGCGGCTTATTATCGCGATGGAATCAAGAGCGGTTTGAAAGGCTCGGTGACCATGGGATATCTAGACTCCCACCGAGGGGATCTCTCACAGGTGAGGGGCTTCTCACAGGGGGTGACACGTGGCCATGAGCTTAAGGACCGAGTGATACGGGCGACTCCGGTAAGTGGAAAAGAAGGAGGATAAACTATGAATGAATTTGATAAAAGAGTGGGTGGATCGCAGAGCCAGGGACTATTTAGCCGCGCGATCGATATTTTTCAGGTGAATCTCGGTCTCAAATGCAACCAGCAATGCGTGCATTGCCACCACGAAGCGTCTCCTTCGCGTCTCGAACAGATGGAGTGGCAGGTAATGGAACTCATTGTCGCGGCGGCTCAGGGCGCACGATGCCAGTGTGTAGATCTCACGGGCGGCGCTCCCGAACTGAACCCCCATTTTCGTGATTTTGTGGACGCGCTCAGGGGTAAGGACATTCCGGTGCAGGTGCGGACAAATCTCACCGTTTTTTTTGAGCCGACTGCGGAGGGCCTGCCGGAATTCTTGAGAGAGCGCGAAATCAGGCTTGTGGCTTCTTTACCCTGCTATACTGAAGAAAACGTGTGCGCGCAGCGAGGAGAGGGGGTGTACGGGAAAAGCATCGCAGCACTTACGCGCCTTAATGCACTGGGCTACGGACTCGATCCGGCCCTGCCCCTCAATCTTGTATACAACCCCGGCGGGTCGTTCTTGCCTTATCTTCAGGCTTCCCTTGAGCAAGACTATCGGCGGGAGCTCAATGAGCGTTCTGGCATTCATTTTACAAACCTTTTGACTATCACGAACATGCCTCTCGGAAGGTTCCGGAAGGACCTTTTGAGACGCAACGAGGAATCGCCATATCTCGCCCTCTTGAAGGAGTCTTTTAATCCGGAGACCGTTCCGGGACTCATGTGCCGGAACCAGATCAGCGTGGGCTGGGATGGGACTCTTTATGACTGTGACTTCAATCTTGCCCTTGATATCCCGCTCAATCACGGCGCTCCCGACCAGATCCTCAACTTTTCTTCCGCTGCGATTGAGAAGCGTCGCATCATGACAGGAGATCACTGTTTCGGATGTACGGCCGGGGCCGGTTCCTCATGCAGCGGATCAATCGTTACCCGAGCGGCCCAAGGTCCGGAAGAATGAGGACAGTCCGGAGTTGGGGGGCATGACCAAGCACGCGGTAAAAAGGATAATACTTTCTGCCCTCATAGCCGGTCTTCTCGTGACCTTTTGGGTAATGGATTTCGGCGACTACCTTACCCTTGCCCACGTGAAGAGCTCACTCAAAGGTTTGAGCGTCCTTAAACTAGAACATTCGGGCCTCGTGATCCTCATCTATTTCACCGTATACGTTGCCGCAGCGGCCCTCTCTCTGCCGGGGGCGGCGGTTCTCACCATAATTGCCGGCGCGCTCTTCGGCTTTGCGGCGGGTACACTCATCGTCTCGTTTGCCAGCGCCATCGGAGCAACGCTCGCCTGTATGATTTCACGCTTTGTTCTGGGCGACTTTTTACAGGCGAGGCTCGGTGACAGAGTTACCCGCATCAATGAGGGAATCGAAAAGGAGGGGGCATTTTATCTGTTTACACTACGCTTGATCCCTGTGTTTCCGTTCTGGGTCATCAACCTGGTTGTGGGTCTCACCAGAATGCCGCTATGGAAGTTCTACTGGGTGTCCCAGGCCGGTATGCTCGCAGGAACCATGATCTATGTGAACGCGGGCAGACAGTTCGCCGGGATTCAATCTTTCAAGGGAATTCTCTCTCCTGGTCTGATCACCTCCCTCGCGCTTCTTGGGGTTTTCCCGCTGGCGGCAAAGAAATTCGTGATGTTCTACCGGCGAAAGAAGGGATCGGGTGACGATCAATAATGGCGTATAAGTGAGGAGGCTACTATGGCTACGTACGATTATGATATAGGCGTTGTAGGCGCAGGCGCGGCCGGGCTCACCGTCGCAGCAGGCGCAGCCCAGGCAGGCGCCAGGGTGTTGATCTTAGAGAGGGAAGAAGCGCTTGGGGGCGATTGCCTGCACTACGGGTGCGTACCGAGCAAAGCGCTTATCAGGTGCGCCCACGTGTACCATCTCTTGAAAAGCGCACCGCGTTTCGGTCTGCCTCAGGTGACGCTTAAGCGGCCGGACTTTCGTCAGATCGCTGCAAGGATCCAGTCGGTCATAGATGCCATTCAGAAACATGATTCGAAAGAGCGATTCTGCGACCTTGGCGCTCAAGTCCTTCTCGGTGAAGCAGTCTTTGAGGATGACCGCTCGGTGAGCCTTAACGGCAAACGATACTCGGCCAAAAGCTGGGTCATCGCGACTGGGTCGAGGGCTGCCATACCGCCCATTCCGGGACTCACGCAAACGCCGTACGTCACGAATAGAGAGATCTTCGGCTTGAAGGAGCTGCCTGAGTCCCTGGCGATTATCGGGGGAGGACCCATAGGGATTGAGCTGGCTCAGGCCTTTACGAGGCTCGGAACCAAAGTGACGGTGATCGAGTTTCTCGGGCAGATCCTTAATGCGGACGATCCTGACATGGCCGGCGAGGTTATGAACGTCTTGAAGACAGAAGGAGTGGAATTCCACCTCGACTCCCAGGTTGTGCGCACGATCGATACCGGACAAGAGAGAGAAGTCACCTTTAAAAAGAAAGACGAGGTGAGAAGCGTCAGGGCCCAAGTGCTTCTTGTAGCTACAGGCCGCAGGGTGAATCTGGACGGGCTTGGCCTGGAAAAGATCGGCGTGGCTTTTGACCAAAAAGGCTTGAGACTCGATGGAAGATTGAGGACGAGCCGGAGCAACATCTACGGGGCAGGCGATGTCACAGGCGTCTACCAGTTCACCCATGCCGCTGGTTACGAGGGGGGCATCGTGCTTGCCAATACAATATTCCACGTGCCGAAAAAGGTAAGCTATAGCCATGTTCCCTGGGTAACCTATGCGGACCCCGAGCTTGCCTCTATCGGGCTCAACGAGAAAGCTGCAAAGATGAGGGGGATCAAATATTCTACCTGGTCTGAGCCCTTTGAGATGAACGACAGAGGGGTCGCAGAGGGCGAGATAACAGGAAAGATCAAGATGCTTCTCGATGAAAAGGAGAGACCCATTGGCGTCGCGATCCTTGGCCCGCGCGCAGGAGACCTGCTCGCCGAATGGGTGGCTGTGCTGAACGGGAATGTCAGGCTGTCTACCTTAGCTTCAGCCGTTCATCCTTACCCGACACTGGGGGAAATAAACCGACAGGTGGCGGGAAGATTTCTTGCCACGAAAATATTCTCGGACAGGGTCAAAAAAGCACTCAAGCTATTTTTTAATCTCAAGGGAAGAGCTTGCGGCCCGGGCGCGTGAGCGCGGGATGGCGAAAGGGGTCCCGGCAGATAATGCGGGTTCAGTGCGATCCCGCTGCCTCTCCCCAAACCTCTTTCAATCGCTTATCACGACCGCAGTTATAGCGATAGAATTTGTAACGGAGAGGGTTTTTCTTATAGTATTCTTGATGATACTCCTCGGCCCGGTAAAATTGAGTTGCCGGCGTGATTTCCGTATAAATGGTCTTGAACTTTCCCGAACGGATGAGCGCATCTTTTGATTCTTCGGCAAGCTTTTTCTGCTCTTCATTGTGATAGAAAATAGCACTCCGGTATTGATTGCCTACATCACAGAACTGTTGGTTTGACACGGTCGGATCCACATTGTGCCAGAATACGTCGAGGAGCTTTTTGTAGCTCGTCTTCGATGGATCGTATATGATCTCGATAGATTCCGCGTGACCGGTTGAGCCCGACGAGACCTCTTCGTAGGTAGGGTCCTTTTTGGATCCTCCGGTGTAGCCGACCGTGACTGATACGACCCCCTGAAGGTGATCAAAAGCCGGTTCCATGCACCAGAAACATCCACCCGCAAAAGTAGCCTTTTCGAGTGTGCCGGCGCCTTGTGCCCCTGTCGCCCCACATACGGAGGCGAGAACAAGGCCGCTTCCAATAATCAGTAAAATGTATCCGATCTTCATGATTCATCCTCCCCATCTTACGTGCCCCATCCCCCGACAAAGGGAATGTATGAGCGCGAACCAGATGTTGTCAAGGAGGGTAAGACTGGCAGCATGTTATTTGCCGGCGTCGGAATCCTCCATTGACAAGAGTCGGGGCCGTATATAATTTGAACATGTAATGGTGACTCACCCATGAAATTAATGAAGATGATGAAGAAAATACTGTATGCGGCCGGAATCGTGCTCTGTCTTATGGTATGGGAAAAGGAGGTTTCTGCGAATGAGGGTTCGTTAAGGCACATAACAAACGGCGCCGCCACGGGTTCCGTGCAAAATAACGGGCAGATGCAAGGAAAGAACATGCAGAATTGGCGAAACTATAAAAAACCAGACGACGCCACCTTGAAGAAGATACTCACACCCCTACAATATAAGGTGACCCAGCGCAAAGGCACCGAACCCCCTTTCGATAACGAATACGACGGCAACCACAGGCAGGGCATCTATGTCGACATCCTCTCGGGCGAACCCCTGTTTAGCTCTGTGGACAAATTCGACTCGGGTACAGGCTGGCCGAGCTTCACAAAACCGCTCGAGCCCGGTAATATCGTGGAGAAGGTAGACAGGAGCCTTTTTATAAAACGCATCGAGGTGCGGAGTAAGCATGCTGATTCGCATTTGGGCCACGTGTTCAACGACGGCCCGCCACCCTTGAGACTCAGATACTGCATGAACTCGGCGGCGCTGCGGTTTATCCCCAAAGATGACCTGGTAAAAGAGGGTTATGGGGAATATGTAACACTTTTTAATACGAAGTGACTAAATTGAACGGTTGCAAGCCCTTTTCCCATGTTTCGGTCGGGAAAGCGGGTTTTCTGGCTAAATTTTGCCCAACGCGCGCCCCCAAATTGCGGTTCTTAAACATATAGAGTGCTTATGCCGCACCTCATCCGGCAGAAAATTTATCATTTTCTTTAACTATAAGAATTGACAAGGGAAAACAAAAATGATAAGAATATCTTTCTGTTCGGGAATTGTTGTCCGTAGTTTTGTTAAGAGTAACTCTATAGAGAACTGACATGAATGAAAACCTTGATATATTAAGGCACAGTACATCTCATCTCATGGCGCAAGCGGTGCGAGACTTGTTCCCCGGGGTCAAGGTGGCTATCGGCCCCTCGATTGAGAACGGTTTCTACTACGATTTTGATTACGATCCTGGTTTTACGGAAGAAGATCTTGAAAAGATTGAGAAACGGATGAAAGAAATCGTGGCCTCCGACATCCCCATTGAGCGAAAGATCATGAAGAAGGACGAGGCCATAGAGATGTTCACCGGGATGGGCGAGCCGTACAAGGTCGACCTCTTAAACGGGATGGAGGATAAAGAAGTGACCACCTACACCCAGGGCTCCTTCACGGACCTGTGCAGGGGACCGCATCTTACCTCCACCGGTCAAATCAAAGCCTTCAAGCTCCTCTCCCTTGCAGGGGCTTACTGGAGGGGCGACGAGCACAACAAGATGCTCAGGCGTATATACGGCACAGCCTTCGCCGATGAAAAATCATTGAATGAATACATGGCCTTTCTCGAAGAGGTGAAGAAGAGGGACCACAGGCGGCTCGGCAAAGAGCTTGACCTTTTCAGCGTGTCCGATGAGGTCGGCGCGGGGCTCGTTATCTATCATCCGAACGGGGCCCTGCTCAGATACCTGCTCGAAGATTTTGAACGCAAGGAACACTTAAAGCGTGGATATCAGTTTGTTTACGGGCCCCATATCCTGAAGCTTGACATGTGGAAGAAGTCGGGCCATTTCGACAACTACCGTGAGAACATGTACTTCACGAAGATCGATGAAGTGGAGTATGGGATCAAGCCGATGAACTGTCTCTCACATATAATGGTTTACAAGTCGCAGATTAGAAGTTATCGCGACTTGCCACTGCGCTACTTTGAGCTCGGTACGGTCTCGCGGCACGAAAAGTCGGGCGTGCTTCACGGACTCATGCGCGTGAGAGAGTTCACCCAGGACGATGCCCATATATTTCTTCGTCCCGATCAGCTTCATGAGGAGATACTCGGCATCATCCGATTCGTACAGGACGTGATGGCCATCTTCGGCTTTCGATTTGAGATGGAGATCAGCACGAGACCTTCTCAATCCATCGGTTCCGATGAAGACTGGGACCGGGCAGAGAGCGCCCTCAAAGAAGTGCTTGATACGGAAGGGTTGCCTTATGAGCTGAACGTCGGAGACGGGGCTTTTTACGGGCCCAAAATTGATATCAAGCTCAAGGATGCAATCGGTAGGAAATGGCAATGCGCCACAATTCAGTGTGACTTTGCCCTCCCTGAACGCTTCGATCTTACCTACGCGGACAGCGATGGAAAGCGCAAACGGCCTGTCATGCTCCACCGGGTTGTGCTTGGAGCCATGGAACGTTTCATCGGCGTGCTCATCGAGCACTACGGCGGGAAGTTCCCTGTCTGGCTCGCGCCCACGCAGGTCGTCATCATGAATATTACCGATGACCAGGGAGACTATGTTCGCGGTATTTATGATTCGATGATCAGTGAGGAGATAAGGGCCGAGCTCGACACGAGAAATGAAAAACTCGGTTTAAAAATCAGGGAAAGTGTGGTAAAGAAAATCCCCTATATGGTCATCGCGGGTAAGAATGAGATGGAAAAGAAATCCATTACCGTGCGACTCCGCGACGGCGGGGAATTGAAAGATCTCAAAGTGGAAGATTTTATCAAGAGGGTAAAGGAAGACAATATACTCAGGAGGTGAGCCTTATAGCAAGGGATACCGGTAAGGATACGATTAATGTAAATGAGAAAGTTCGTGCGCGAGAAGTCAGATTGATCGCCGACGACGGAAGACAGCTCGGCGTGGTATCGACTTCGGAGGCGCTGAGAATGGCAAGAGAACAGGAGCTCGATCTGGTCGAGGTTTCACCGAAAACAGTTCCTCCTGTGTGTAAGATCATGGATTATGGCAAGTTCAAATATCAACTTGCCAAGAAAGCCCATGACGCCAAGAAAAAGCAGGCCGTGGTCCATTTAAAGGAGATGAAGCTGGGTCTCAAAATAGAGGAACATGACCTTCAGTTCAAGATAAAGCATCTGCGCGAGTTTCTTGAAGAAGGGTACAAGATAAAGGTCATCATCATGTTCAAAGGAAGAGAGATACTCCACATCGATATGGGCGAAAAGCTTGCCACCAAGATCATAGAAGCCCTTAAGGACTTGGGGGCGATAGAACAGAGATCGCGGTTCGACGGGAGAAATATCGTGATGATTTTTGCTCCACTGTAAGACCGCGGAGTAAGAAACAGGACAAGGGAGGTATACATGCCGAAAATGAAAACCCATCGGGGTTTAGCGAAAAGGGTGAAATTAACTGCGAGAGGCAAAGTCAAGCGCGCGAAGGCCTTCCACAGTCATCTGCTTTCATCTAAGACGCCAAAGATGAAGAGAAGATTATCAAAATCCGACACGGTCCATCAGAACGACATAAAGCGGATAAAAGCATTATTACCATATTCATAGAAAGCATAGAGGTGTACAGAAATGCCAAGGGCAAAACGAGGTTTCAAAGCAAGAAGGAGAAGAAACAAGGTCTTGAAGCTTGCGAGCGGCATGACGGCCCGCAGAAAGAACGTTTTCAGCGTGGCCAAGCGCAGCGTATTCAAGGCGCTGAAGAACGCTTACAGCGGAAGAAAGCAGAAGAAGAGAGATTTCAGATCACTCTGGATTGTGAGGATTAATGCGGCTTGCAGGGCGAGCGGAATGCCGTACAGCAGATTCATCAATGGATTGAAGGTCGCACACA
It encodes:
- a CDS encoding TIGR04282 family arsenosugar biosynthesis glycosyltransferase; the protein is MKVVSTVSKSNGKRCVIVFVKAPKEGMVKSRLAAFLGEKTARALYRCFVEDIIATLNRGAHPVIIYFSPARALAEIKSWLGVKRRYVPQTGDDLGQRMRNAFLEMFSTGIDSVILVGSDIPDITKELLEEAFDSLDDHDVVIGPAHDGGYYLIGFNRGFFLPDVFEEIEWSTPHVFAETTRRLIKRGLRVRVLDRKRDIDTVDDLAAYYRDGIKSGLKGSVTMGYLDSHRGDLSQVRGFSQGVTRGHELKDRVIRATPVSGKEGG
- the arsS gene encoding arsenosugar biosynthesis radical SAM (seleno)protein ArsS (Some members of this family are selenoproteins.), with the protein product MNEFDKRVGGSQSQGLFSRAIDIFQVNLGLKCNQQCVHCHHEASPSRLEQMEWQVMELIVAAAQGARCQCVDLTGGAPELNPHFRDFVDALRGKDIPVQVRTNLTVFFEPTAEGLPEFLREREIRLVASLPCYTEENVCAQRGEGVYGKSIAALTRLNALGYGLDPALPLNLVYNPGGSFLPYLQASLEQDYRRELNERSGIHFTNLLTITNMPLGRFRKDLLRRNEESPYLALLKESFNPETVPGLMCRNQISVGWDGTLYDCDFNLALDIPLNHGAPDQILNFSSAAIEKRRIMTGDHCFGCTAGAGSSCSGSIVTRAAQGPEE
- a CDS encoding TVP38/TMEM64 family protein: MTKHAVKRIILSALIAGLLVTFWVMDFGDYLTLAHVKSSLKGLSVLKLEHSGLVILIYFTVYVAAAALSLPGAAVLTIIAGALFGFAAGTLIVSFASAIGATLACMISRFVLGDFLQARLGDRVTRINEGIEKEGAFYLFTLRLIPVFPFWVINLVVGLTRMPLWKFYWVSQAGMLAGTMIYVNAGRQFAGIQSFKGILSPGLITSLALLGVFPLAAKKFVMFYRRKKGSGDDQ
- a CDS encoding FAD-dependent oxidoreductase; amino-acid sequence: MATYDYDIGVVGAGAAGLTVAAGAAQAGARVLILEREEALGGDCLHYGCVPSKALIRCAHVYHLLKSAPRFGLPQVTLKRPDFRQIAARIQSVIDAIQKHDSKERFCDLGAQVLLGEAVFEDDRSVSLNGKRYSAKSWVIATGSRAAIPPIPGLTQTPYVTNREIFGLKELPESLAIIGGGPIGIELAQAFTRLGTKVTVIEFLGQILNADDPDMAGEVMNVLKTEGVEFHLDSQVVRTIDTGQEREVTFKKKDEVRSVRAQVLLVATGRRVNLDGLGLEKIGVAFDQKGLRLDGRLRTSRSNIYGAGDVTGVYQFTHAAGYEGGIVLANTIFHVPKKVSYSHVPWVTYADPELASIGLNEKAAKMRGIKYSTWSEPFEMNDRGVAEGEITGKIKMLLDEKERPIGVAILGPRAGDLLAEWVAVLNGNVRLSTLASAVHPYPTLGEINRQVAGRFLATKIFSDRVKKALKLFFNLKGRACGPGA
- the msrA gene encoding peptide-methionine (S)-S-oxide reductase MsrA produces the protein MKIGYILLIIGSGLVLASVCGATGAQGAGTLEKATFAGGCFWCMEPAFDHLQGVVSVTVGYTGGSKKDPTYEEVSSGSTGHAESIEIIYDPSKTSYKKLLDVFWHNVDPTVSNQQFCDVGNQYRSAIFYHNEEQKKLAEESKDALIRSGKFKTIYTEITPATQFYRAEEYHQEYYKKNPLRYKFYRYNCGRDKRLKEVWGEAAGSH
- the msrB gene encoding peptide-methionine (R)-S-oxide reductase MsrB, which translates into the protein MKLMKMMKKILYAAGIVLCLMVWEKEVSANEGSLRHITNGAATGSVQNNGQMQGKNMQNWRNYKKPDDATLKKILTPLQYKVTQRKGTEPPFDNEYDGNHRQGIYVDILSGEPLFSSVDKFDSGTGWPSFTKPLEPGNIVEKVDRSLFIKRIEVRSKHADSHLGHVFNDGPPPLRLRYCMNSAALRFIPKDDLVKEGYGEYVTLFNTK
- the thrS gene encoding threonine--tRNA ligase — encoded protein: MNENLDILRHSTSHLMAQAVRDLFPGVKVAIGPSIENGFYYDFDYDPGFTEEDLEKIEKRMKEIVASDIPIERKIMKKDEAIEMFTGMGEPYKVDLLNGMEDKEVTTYTQGSFTDLCRGPHLTSTGQIKAFKLLSLAGAYWRGDEHNKMLRRIYGTAFADEKSLNEYMAFLEEVKKRDHRRLGKELDLFSVSDEVGAGLVIYHPNGALLRYLLEDFERKEHLKRGYQFVYGPHILKLDMWKKSGHFDNYRENMYFTKIDEVEYGIKPMNCLSHIMVYKSQIRSYRDLPLRYFELGTVSRHEKSGVLHGLMRVREFTQDDAHIFLRPDQLHEEILGIIRFVQDVMAIFGFRFEMEISTRPSQSIGSDEDWDRAESALKEVLDTEGLPYELNVGDGAFYGPKIDIKLKDAIGRKWQCATIQCDFALPERFDLTYADSDGKRKRPVMLHRVVLGAMERFIGVLIEHYGGKFPVWLAPTQVVIMNITDDQGDYVRGIYDSMISEEIRAELDTRNEKLGLKIRESVVKKIPYMVIAGKNEMEKKSITVRLRDGGELKDLKVEDFIKRVKEDNILRR
- the infC gene encoding translation initiation factor IF-3; translation: MSLIARDTGKDTINVNEKVRAREVRLIADDGRQLGVVSTSEALRMAREQELDLVEVSPKTVPPVCKIMDYGKFKYQLAKKAHDAKKKQAVVHLKEMKLGLKIEEHDLQFKIKHLREFLEEGYKIKVIIMFKGREILHIDMGEKLATKIIEALKDLGAIEQRSRFDGRNIVMIFAPL
- the rpmI gene encoding 50S ribosomal protein L35, with translation MKTHRGLAKRVKLTARGKVKRAKAFHSHLLSSKTPKMKRRLSKSDTVHQNDIKRIKALLPYS
- the rplT gene encoding 50S ribosomal protein L20; this translates as MPRAKRGFKARRRRNKVLKLASGMTARRKNVFSVAKRSVFKALKNAYSGRKQKKRDFRSLWIVRINAACRASGMPYSRFINGLKVAHIALNRKSLADMAVNDPAGFEQVITKVREAIAK